The segment AGCAGTTGGCGTTTATCGTAGCTATACTCTTATGGGGTCGTATTGGCATTATGAGTTTTTTTTAGGACAAAGTTTAGTGCATTTTGTTGGTTTGCATCGTGGTTATGTGGCCTTACATACAGGTTTATCAATATTATTTTTACTATTTTTTACTGAAAAAACTAACACAAAAAACATACTAATAGCAAGTTATTTGCTTGTTTTTACATTCTTTTTAAATGCACGAATTGCCATTATTGGGCTAATGCTCATTGCCGTTATTTACAGTATCATGGCCATTCTAAACAAAAATAAAAAAGCAATACTATTTGTAATAGTTGGCTTATTATCAATGATTTGTGTATTGTTTGGTTCTGAAAAATTATCGCATATGACCAAGCAATTATTCACTTTAAACTTTGAGAATGTAACACCACAAACGGTGGACGAATATAACAGTATAGAAATCAGATATTTTATTTGGAAATCGGCTATTGCCACTATTCAAGAAAGCCCCGTGTGGGGATATGGCGCAGGTGCTGGCAATGATGCTTTAGCCAATTATTATAATAAGAGTAATTTCACCTTAGGCCAACGCGACAATTACAATGCACACAATCAATATCTACAAGCCATGCTTGATGCTGGAATAATGGGCTTAATTGTACTAATTAGTTGGTTCGTTTATATGCTCATATTTGCCTACAAACACAAAAGTATTTTTTACTTTTTCTTTGTGTTATATATTGCAGTTAATTGTTTGGCCGAAAATATCTTTTCGATACAAAAAGGCATTGTATTTTTTGCTTTTTTTAACTCAATTATATTTTTCTTTTTGGAACAAAAAAATAAAGAAACAAATTCAACTTATTCGTCTTAAAAAAGACTTGAATTATATAAAAATATACGATGTTAGTAGCAAATAACATACAAAAAAAATACGGCGATTTGTCGGTGTTGCGCGGCATAGACGTAAGTATCCAAACGGGCGAAATTGTGGCCATTGTGGGCGCGTCTGGGGCTGGCAAAAGTACGCTTTTGCAGATTTTGGGCACACTCGACAAACCCGACGGCGGCAAAGTGGAAATCAATGGCCAAGAAGTCGTGGGGCTGAAAGGCAAGGATTTAGCACAATTCCGTAACAAAAACATTGGTTTTGTATTCCAGTTTCACAACCTTTTGCCAGAGTTTACGGCCTTAGAAAACGTCTGTATTCCAGCGTATTTGGGCGGCGCAGAACCCGCCAAGGCACAAGCCAAAGCCACCGAACTACTGGAGCGTTTGGGTTTGGCCGATAGGCTACATCACAAGCCTTCGCAGATGTCGGGCGGCGAGCAGCAGCGCACTTCGGTAGCGCGTGCGTTGGTCAATAATCCCGCCATTATCTTCGCCGACGAACCCAGCGGCAATTTAGATTCACAAAATGCCCAGCAATTGCACGAACTTTTCTTTGAGCTGCGCAAAGAACTTAATCAAACTTTTGTAATAGTAACACACAACCCCCAGTTGGCAGCGATGGCCGACCGCACGCTTACGATGCGCGATGGGCTTGTAGTACAATAACTTGAATTTCAATTATTTATCAACTACCTTTTACAAAATTATCAACCCTAAAAATGAGAAAAATAACAACCGCAATGGCGGTGGTTTGTAGCATTTCGACCATGAACGCCCAAACAAAAATCACGTACCCTGCCACTGCCAAAGGCACGCAAGTAGATACTTATTTCGGTACAAAAATCGCTGACCCTTACCGTTGGCTTGAAGACGACCGCTCCGCCCAAACGGCCGAGTGGGTGAAAGAAGAAAACAAAGTTACTTTCGGGTATTTGGAAAAAATCCCGTTCCGCGACGCACTCAAAAAGCGCATGGAAAAACTTTGGAATTATGAGAAAATCTCTGCGCCGTTCAAGGAAGGCAGCTACACGTATTACTACAAAAACGACGGCCTTCAAAATCAGTCGGTTTTGTATCGCAAAGATGCGGCAGGCAAAGAAGAGGTTTTTCTTGACCCCAATACTTTTTCCAAAGATGGCACAACCTCGCTTGCCAGCGTTGATTTTTCCAAAGACGGCAACATTTGCGCCTATTCCATTTCGGAAGGCGGCAGCGATTGGCGCAAAGTCATGATTATTGATGCAAAAACGAAAAAAACATTAGAAGCGACACTCGTGGACGTGAAATTTAGCGGCATCGCGTGGCGCGGCAACGAAGGTTTCTATTATTCGAGCTACGACAAACCGCAAGGAAGCGAACTTTCGGCTAAAACCGACCAACATAAATTGTATTTCCACAAATTAGGAACGGCACAAAAAGACGACCAAGTTGTTTTTGGTTTGGATAAAAAACGTCGTTACGTGGGCGGTTCTGTAACCGAAGACGGCAAATATTTAGTGATTTCGGCGGCCAACTCTACTTCTGGCAACGAATTGTATATCAAAGATTTAACGAAACAAAACAGCCCGATTATTACACTCGTGGACAATTTTGAAAATGATTTTGATGTGTTGGATAATGAAGGCGGTCGTTTGTTGGTAGCTACCAATTACCAAGCTCCCAACAAAAAAGTAATCGTGGTGGATTTGGCCAAACCAGAAAAAAACAACTGGACAGACCTTATCGCCGAGACCGAAAATGTACTTAGCCCCAGCACAGGCGGCGGTTATATTTTCGCCAATTACATGAAAGATGCCGTTTCGGTTATCAAACAATTTGATTATCAAGGCAAATTGCTGCGCAATGTAGAATTACCAGGTTTGGGAACGGCCAGCGGCTTTGGTGGAAAAAGAACCGAAACAACGCTTTATTATTCGTTCACCAATTACACCACGCCTTCGACGATTTACTCATTTGAAGTAAAAACGGGCGTTTCGGCTGTTTATCAGCGTCCGAAAGTAGATTTCAAATCCGAAGACTACGAGTCGAAGCAAGTATTTTATACGTCCAAAGACGGCACAAAAGTACCGATGATTATTACCTACAAAAAAGGAACACAGCTTAACGGCAAAAATCCAACCATTTTGTACGGTTACGGCGGGTTTAACATTAGCCTTACGCCAAGTTTCAGCATTGCCAACGCGGTTTGGTTGGAAAATGGCGGCGTGTACGCGGTAGCCAACTTGCGGGGCGGCGGCGAATACGGCAAAAAATGGCACGATGCAGGCACGAAACTTCACAAACAAAATGTGTTTGATGACTTTATTGCGGCAGCCGAATTTTTGATAAAAGACAAATACACGTCTTCGGACTTCTTGGCGATTCGCGGAGGCTCAAACGGCGGTTTGTTGGTAGGCGCGACCCTCACGCAACGCCCCGACCTGATGAAAGTGGCATTGCCTGCGGTAGGCGTGTTGGATATGTTGCGTTATCACACCTTTACGGCGGGAGCTGGCTGGGGTTATGATTACGGCACAGCCGAAGACAACAAAGAAATGTTTGAGTACCTAAAAGGCTATTCGCCAGTGCATAACGTGCGCAAAGGCGTGAAATATCCTGCGGTGTTGGTAACCACTGGCGACCATGACGACCGCGTAGTTCCTGCGCATA is part of the Flexibacter flexilis DSM 6793 genome and harbors:
- a CDS encoding O-antigen ligase family protein, giving the protein MSLFSLPKLQHNLLLAIAFTIPLPKLVGLNSVLIVILAISTIIFHIKNRSYYFLKNKNIWFLSSFFGAYLIAGLWTSNPKAYGFELEKKATLLLLPVCFSGLHFSKKEISSVLWAFVIACCLLPIMGIAVGVYRSYTLMGSYWHYEFFLGQSLVHFVGLHRGYVALHTGLSILFLLFFTEKTNTKNILIASYLLVFTFFLNARIAIIGLMLIAVIYSIMAILNKNKKAILFVIVGLLSMICVLFGSEKLSHMTKQLFTLNFENVTPQTVDEYNSIEIRYFIWKSAIATIQESPVWGYGAGAGNDALANYYNKSNFTLGQRDNYNAHNQYLQAMLDAGIMGLIVLISWFVYMLIFAYKHKSIFYFFFVLYIAVNCLAENIFSIQKGIVFFAFFNSIIFFFLEQKNKETNSTYSS
- a CDS encoding ABC transporter ATP-binding protein, translated to MLVANNIQKKYGDLSVLRGIDVSIQTGEIVAIVGASGAGKSTLLQILGTLDKPDGGKVEINGQEVVGLKGKDLAQFRNKNIGFVFQFHNLLPEFTALENVCIPAYLGGAEPAKAQAKATELLERLGLADRLHHKPSQMSGGEQQRTSVARALVNNPAIIFADEPSGNLDSQNAQQLHELFFELRKELNQTFVIVTHNPQLAAMADRTLTMRDGLVVQ
- a CDS encoding prolyl oligopeptidase family serine peptidase, yielding MRKITTAMAVVCSISTMNAQTKITYPATAKGTQVDTYFGTKIADPYRWLEDDRSAQTAEWVKEENKVTFGYLEKIPFRDALKKRMEKLWNYEKISAPFKEGSYTYYYKNDGLQNQSVLYRKDAAGKEEVFLDPNTFSKDGTTSLASVDFSKDGNICAYSISEGGSDWRKVMIIDAKTKKTLEATLVDVKFSGIAWRGNEGFYYSSYDKPQGSELSAKTDQHKLYFHKLGTAQKDDQVVFGLDKKRRYVGGSVTEDGKYLVISAANSTSGNELYIKDLTKQNSPIITLVDNFENDFDVLDNEGGRLLVATNYQAPNKKVIVVDLAKPEKNNWTDLIAETENVLSPSTGGGYIFANYMKDAVSVIKQFDYQGKLLRNVELPGLGTASGFGGKRTETTLYYSFTNYTTPSTIYSFEVKTGVSAVYQRPKVDFKSEDYESKQVFYTSKDGTKVPMIITYKKGTQLNGKNPTILYGYGGFNISLTPSFSIANAVWLENGGVYAVANLRGGGEYGKKWHDAGTKLHKQNVFDDFIAAAEFLIKDKYTSSDFLAIRGGSNGGLLVGATLTQRPDLMKVALPAVGVLDMLRYHTFTAGAGWGYDYGTAEDNKEMFEYLKGYSPVHNVRKGVKYPAVLVTTGDHDDRVVPAHSFKFAAELQDKQSGANPVMIRIDVNAGHGAGKSVAATIQENVDIQAFTLFNMGIKQLPNLK